One genomic window of Motacilla alba alba isolate MOTALB_02 chromosome 3, Motacilla_alba_V1.0_pri, whole genome shotgun sequence includes the following:
- the SLC25A27 gene encoding mitochondrial uncoupling protein 4 codes for MSPAEEERSLSLPERWPRASKFALSACAAAVAELVTFPLDLTKTRLQIQGEAAVRRGGAAAGPAVPYRGMLRTAAGIAQEEGVRKLWQGATPAVYRHIVYTGVRMVTYEYLRDSVLGRAEGESFPLWKAVVGGISAGAIGQFFASPTDLVKVQMQMEGKRKLEGKPLRFRGVHHAFLKILSEGGVRGLWAGWVPNVQRAALVNMGDLTTYDTVKHFLLLNTTLEDNSVTHSVSSACSGLVAAVLGTPADVVKTRIMNQPRDKQGRGLLYKSSMDCLIQTVQGEGFMSLYKGFLPTWMRMAPWSLVFWLTYEQIRRLCGVTSF; via the exons ATGTCACCTGCAGAAGAAGAGAGGAGCTTATCCCTTCCAGAGAGATGGCCCCGAGCCAGCAAATTCGCTCTGTCAGCCTGTGCAGCGGCTGTGGCAGAACTAG TGACATTTCCCCTGGATCTCACGAAAACCCGGCTGCAGATCCAAGGTGAAGCTGCCGTGCGCcgcggcggagcggcggccgggccggcggtGCCGTACCGCGGGATGCTGCGCACGGCGGCGGGAATCGCGCAGGAGGAGGGCGTACGGAAGCTCTGGCAAGGAGCCACGCCGGCCGTCTACCGCCACATAG tATACACTGGTGTTCGGATGGTTACTTATGAATATCTCCGTGACTCTGTGCTTGGCAGGGCAGAGGGTGAAAGCTTTCCTCTCTG GAAAGCTGTGGTTGGAGGCATATCTGCAGGTGCCATTGGACAGTTTTTTGCCAGCCCAACTGATCTGGTGAAGGTGCAGATGCAgatggagggaaaaaggaagttGGAAGGAAAGCCGTTACG GTTTCGGGGCGTGCACCACGCATTTCTGAAGATCCTGTCTGAAGGAGGAGTAAGGGGACTTTGGGCTGGATGGGTACCAAACGtccagagagctgctctggtgAATATGGGAG ATCTGACCACTTATGACACAGTGAAACACTTCTTGCTTCTGAACACGACACTTGAGGACAATAGTGTGACTCACAGTGTTAGCAG tgcctgctctgggctggtaGCAGCTGTTCTGGGAACTCCTGCAGACGTGGTCAAAACCCGGATAATGAACCAGCCAAGAGATAAGCAGGGAAG AGGTCTGCTCTATAAATCTTCCATGGACTGCTTGATTCAAACTGTCCAGGGTGAAGGGTTTATGTCTCTGTACAAAGGCTTTTTACCAACCTGGATGCGAATG GCACCTTGGTCACTGGTATTCTGGCTTACGTATGAACAAATCAGAAGGCTGTGTGGAgttacttctttttaa
- the TDRD6 gene encoding tudor domain-containing protein 6, with amino-acid sequence MSSGPGSLGRGDTVTLRVRAVGLYPEVPILRLWGLLGESKADYALLYREIQAAAGPRLAARPEPCGPGACGTRLCPGDMALVEVLGVWYRCCVVSCSAQGYRVFLLDEGYVVTTSAYYLARGCSELFQLPPEVLGCVVAEVMPSHSNEGTASGDSPVSKWTVEAMEFLSFLQGKEVSGVVQEVIMPQVIVLELPQLVAQMQELGLAKRVCPSWFRQVLRRCLPSGQLKKQLCQQPPACSLGAFAVPQLVHVLLSYQPLSPALDYYYPQLQLGVTEPVLVTHVSDPHHIYCQLQCLSEEISCLSETMCHAYDRWEQDLLPKVGSPCAARGMDGQWYRAILLELIAGEQDQHAAHVIFVDYGKKETVTRANLRHLPAECFRMPVVTYVCALQGVSDGGCGWSPLQVDLLKALVLDRGVSAHIKAFNSFEHLYYVTLYGENGVDLNHLFGSQACCLASSHLSQTEAHEQLEVEESLVEELGLPPETPPGLAHGDLAAAAVAGVYLKTWTLYSAQVSHLQDPSEFWLQLHEYYQLFRQLRQRMWSFYSHSTKLDGAGWHPQPGSLCCASGNEGVFYRAVVTRVLDTGVEVHLVDRGCTETVDLCAVKELLPRFRELPALALKCCLAGVSPPGGSWSAAAVSAFREMVLNKELKVWFLNVQGEKYMVEIFDQSQLGEGRVSKLMAQGGYAKYQRYERPKTCKKSDESVTQASSLVYAAEESQVNAEKRVREECDLKSSDRIFGSYMGVMVRERPIAAIHNYKNSESLLSRDYEGKENLHSSLRQNYVEIKPGSSCGGHLEVGSTVNVILSYVENPSCFWCQLSRNCQDLQILMDEIQEHCKNSSKPHVWPNLVCLAQYSEDKKWYRALIVSEGVRAEKVEVIYVDYGNREQVCLTKLRAINERFLRLEAQAFRCSLYNLIQPNGQNPFVWDEEAIRAFRQFVVDSSSDLDLKCTIFALASINRDLFNIVDLITPFQSACQFLTERGVARPLFPQMHLESLVQLHSFYYSSHGIKIGSEEDVYITYVENPWTFYCQLERCADTLAQLADNITSLSERLTSSGTLGTSGTLCLARYSDSQWYRGVIMERQPKAKVFFVDFGNTETIETDDLLILPNDASDILLVPMQAIKCSVSDISSVSKEAATWFKEAVLERRLKAIVVAKDSDNTLLVELFDRNTQINTKLKELSLNSTGLRSRVHNETSCTGNTDVYERDETAGSPFNAGRPLERKKCQPEAQQEQGSKRHFKEVVNLFQHSVKGHMASGLLEPNEVFSSKNDAVLLNKVGEESLLFSQMDTLSDTKSDAEGRCIMLKNVSDLPPQKIVPALKTLVYVSYVSDPQDFYVQLGSDEVQLKNILESLNNGKSVKDPCGQLFQAGDLISAVYAEDSLWYRAVVKEKTSDNSIRVHYIDYGDTSVISVDQARRLPKNLSSIPAMSIHCFLGGLKCKKNAGWTEKAVFYFTKRTSEILLSCEFVKKVEDKWEVILSDHQGIITVDLADKDLASRERLFSRRKIDKRENRDMITGCEPLPPQVQNEISCVSDCKSFIWKFPEAGQTLKVYVTVVNSPGYFWCHRADTKDVSYIEKKIEEAEKLGLSSLNDGKSCIKSGDICLAKYSQDGWFYRAQISSVNDDSVVVRHVDYGSEESVRLEMIRQMPCELLAVPGQAFACCLSGFSSPDGSWLSEANKKFYHMTENLVLEAEVVEIWENKDSEVPLCVVKLEASGNSINEEMKPFWKANKETGDSAFSNLCNPLKENRSLDSNLGVCLNKETTAACGLAQEESESALFCSDPFLGVTSESLETAEANVSVGAASGKADDGYEIGEHDNSFDKEVPPSEGDSDNSMLLEPVRNCSPHIVGNGMKAAEQDLPEILFGEEAELKAKVTDSAPAASLFLGEEQELQRLPVLQAQPSASNGTETLGELDPLEMHLPCDDLNELLQGLEGVMEQSSCGERAKEALEAKSLEMQAASGSETRETVLKQELLVLPDVREETGQLTALNCLEILPLLKEKENLVPPVRDREKSVELIPSDVQPSLGEETKKLPVNLPGIHEAEAILDDWMEADPPSLRLSSSGGRPEKELHQKMHDKQSMLGAKFEPFLELVLPNVQPPEEDREEDLLGLEHAVLQSSANSGSQFSFFSEDSANQRPIFSVKSCDCKVEKQKGWQKKKADSVEEWMEQDLTDSFKESGNMCVQSLGCKPGEVKKQNENLADCSTAHHDYPCNLKGFAVGSKCVVWTSLKWCDARILEVSEKGTKVLNLCSGNEEIVHPENVWNGIPDRARRSSEALTPATENLQSLPEESLLQEKQTGCSSNLAEDPHVLQQC; translated from the exons ATGAGCTCCGGGCCGGGCTCCCTCGGCCGCGGCGATACCGTCACCCTGCGGGTCCGTGCCGTGGGGCTGTACCCCGAGGTGCCCATCCTGCGACTGTGGGGGCTTCTGGGGGAAAGTAAGGCTGACTATGCCCTCCTGTACCGCGAGATCcaggcggcggccgggccgcgccTGGCGGCCCGCCCAGAGCCCTGCGGGCCGGGGGCCTGCGGgaccaggctgtgcccaggagatATGGCACTGGTGGAAGTGTTGGGTGTGTGGTACCGCTGCTGTGTGGTGAGTTGTAGTGCCCAGGGGTACCGTGTCTTCCTGCTGGACGAGGGGTACGTGGTGACCACATCTGCCTATTACCTGGCAcggggctgctcagagctgttccagctgcCCCCGGAGGTGCTGGGCTGTGTCGTGGCCGAAGTCATGCCCTCCCACAGTAACGAGGGGACAGCGAGTGGGGATTCACCCGTGTCCAAGTGGACTGTGGAGGCGATGGAGTTCCTCAGCTTCCTGCAAGGCAAGGAGGTGTCTGGTGTGGTGCAGGAGGTGATAATGCCGCAGGTCATCGTGCTCGAGCTGCCCCAGCTCGTGGCTCagatgcaggagctgggcctggccaAACGTGTCTGTCCCAGCTGGTTCCGCCAGGTGCTCAGGCGCTGCCTGCCTTCTGGCCAGTTAAAGAAGCAGCTCTGTCAGCAGCCTCCAGCGTGTTCCCTTGGAGCTTTTGCCGTTCCGCAGCTTGTGCATGTGTTGCTCTCATACCAGCCTCTGTCACCTGCCTTGGATTACTACTACCCTCAGCTTCAGTTGGGTGTGACAGAGCCTGTCCTAGTGACCCATGTCTCGGACCCACACCACATTTACTGCCAGTTGCAGTGCCTGTCGGAGGAGATCTCTTGCCTTTCTGAGACCATGTGCCATGCTTATGACCGGTGGGAGCAGGACTTACTGCCCAAAGTGGGCTCGCCCTGTGCTGCCCGTGGGATGGATGGCCAGTGGTACCGTGCCATTCTGCTGGAGCTCATTGCTGGGGAGCAGGACCAGCATGCAGCTCACGTGATCTTTGTGGACTATGGCAAGAAGGAGACTGTGACCAGAGCGAACCTGCGCCATTTGCCTGCTGAATGTTTTCGCATGCCTGTGGTCACTTACGTGTGTGCTCTTCAGGGTGTTTCGGATGGGGGCTGTGGCTGGTCCCCGTTGCAGGTTGATTTGCTGAAAGCATTGGTGCTCGACAGAGGAGTGAGTGCTCACATCAAAGCCTTTAACTCCTTTGAGCATCTCTATTATGTGACTCTCTATGGGGAAAATGGTGTTGATTTGAACCATCTTTTTGGGTCTCAGGCTTGCTGCCTGGCCAGCAGTCATCTGAGCCAAACTGAGGCTCATGAGCAGCTGGAAGTAGAGGAATCCTTAGTTGAGGAGTTGGGATTGCCGCCAGAAACACCTCCTGGTTTAGCACACGGAGatttggctgctgcagctgtggctggtgTGTATCTGAAGACCTGGACATTGTACAGTGCACAGGTCTCCCACCTCCAAGACCCATCTGAgttctggctgcagctccatgaGTATTACCAGCTCTTCAGGCAGCTGAGGCAGCGCATGTGGAGTTTTTATTCCCATTCCACAAAGCTGGATGGTGCTGGGTGGCACCCACAGCCTGGATCCCTTTGTTGTGCCAGTGGGAATGAGGGTGTCTTTTATCGAGCAGTGGTTACCAGGGTACTGGACACTGGGGTGGAAGTACACCTGGTGGACAGAGGCTGTACAGAAACTGTGGATCTGTGTGCTGTGAAGGAACTGCTGCCTCGGTTCAGGGAGCTGCCTGCTTTAGCTCTGAAGTGTTGTTTGGCTGGTGTCTCCCCTCCAGGAGGGAGTTGGAGTGCCGCTGCCGTGTCTGCGTTCAGGGAGATGGTACTGAACAAGGAACTAAAGGTTTGGTTTTTGAATGTGCAGGGTGAGAAATACATGGTTGAAATTTTTGACCAGTCCCAGTTAGGTGAGGGAAGAGTGAGTAAACTCATGGCCCAGGGTGGTTATGCTAAGTACCAGAGGTATGAAAGACCCAAGACTTGCAAGAAATCAGATGAATCTGTGACACAGGCCTCTTCCCTAGTGTATGCTGCAGAGGAAAGCCAAGTAAATGCAGAGAAGAGGGTCAGAGAAGAATGTGATCTAAAGAGCAGTGATAGAATATTTGGTTCTTACATGGGTGTGATGGTCAGAGAGAGACCTATTGCAGCCATtcataattataaaaatagtGAATCTCTTCTTTCGCGAGACTATGAGGGTAAGGAAAATCTTCACAGCTCTTTGAGGCAGAACTATGTGGAAATTAAGCCAGGCTCCTCTTGTGGAGGCCACTTAGAAGTGGGAAGTACAGTTAATGTTATTTTGTCATATGTTGAGAATCCTAGTTGTTTTTGGTGTCAGTTAAGTAGAAATTGCCAGGATCTTCAGATACTAATGGATGAAATTCAGGAGCATTGCAAGAATTCATCCAAGCCACATGTTTGGCCAAATCTTGTCTGTTTAGCCCAATACTCAGAGGACAAAAAATGGTACAGGGCTTTAATAGTTAGTGAAGGAGTTCGTGCAGAAAAAGTAGAAGTCATATATGTTGACTATGGCAACAGAGAGCAGGTGTGTCTAACGAAGCTCCGTGCAATTAATGAACGCTTCCTTAGGTTAGAGGCTCAGGCATTCAGGTGCAGCCTTTACAACTTAATCCAACCCAATGGGCAGAATCCTTTTGTTTGGGATGAAGAAGCAATTCGGGCTTTTCGTCAGTTTGTTGTTGATTCATCATCTGACCTTGACCTGAAGTGTACAATCTTTGCCTTGGCTTCAATAAATAGGGACCTGTTTAACATTGTAGATTTAATCACACCTTTTCAGAGTGCTTGCCAGTTTCTCACTGAGAGAGGTGTAGCCAGACCTTTATTTCCTCAAATGCATCTGGAATCTTTGGTCCAGCTTCATTCTTTCTATTATTCTAGTCATGGTATCAAAATTGGGAGTGAGGAAGATGTTTATATTACATATGTTGAGAATCCTTGGACATTTTACTGCCAACTGGAAAGGTGTGCAGATaccttggcacagctggctgatAACATTACTTCCCTGAGTGAGAGATTGACCAGCTCAGGAACCTTGGGGACATCTGGGACCTTGTGTCTGGCAAGGTACTCTGACAGTCAGTGGTATAGGGGAGTAATTATGGAAAGACAACCTAAGGCTAAAGTCTTCTTTGTGGATTTTGGGAACACAGAGACAATAGAGACAGATGATCTGCTTATTTTACCCAACGATGCTTCTGATATCTTGCTTGTGCCAATGCAGGCCATAAAGTGTTCTGTGTCTGATATATCATCTGTTTCCAAGGAAGCTGCAACATGGTTTAAGGAAGCTGTCCTGGAAAGGAGATTAAAAGCAATAGTGGTAGCAAAGGACTCTGATAATACACTGCTGGTTGAGTTGTTTGATAGAAATACTCAAATTAATACAAAACTGAAAGAGCTAAGCCTAAACAGTACAGGACTGCGTAGTCGTGTACACAATGAGACTTCGTGCACTGGAAATACAGATGTGTATGAGAGGGATGAGACTGCAGGGTCCCCTTTCAATGCAGGCAGGcctcttgaaagaaaaaaatgtcaaccTGAAGCCCAGCAAGAGCAAGGGAGCAAAAGACACTTCAAAGAAGTTGTAAACCTTTTCCAGCACTCTGTGAAGGGACATATGGCATCTGGATTACTAGAACCTAATGAGGTGTTTAGCAGTAAGAACGATGCTGTTTTGTTGAATAAAGTAGGGGAGGAgtctctgctcttttcccagATGGATACACTGTCAGATACTAAATCTGATGCTGAAGGCAGGTGTATAATGCTTAAAAATGTATCTGATCTACCACCACAGAAGATAGTGCCAGCTCTTAAAACCTTAGTGTATGTGTCTTATGTCAGTGACCCGCAGGATTTTTATGTTCAACTAGGGAGTGACGAGGTTCAGCTTAAGAACATTTTGGAAAGTTTAAACAATGGGAAATCAGTGAAGGACCCGTGTGGACAGCTTTTCCAAGCAGGAGATTTAATCAGTGCTGTTTATGCAGAAGACAGCCTGTGGTATCGAGCTGTAGTAAAAGAGAAGACTTCTGACAATTCAATAAGGGTACATTATATTGATTATGGTGACACTTCTGTGATTAGTGTTGATCAAGCACGCCGGCTCCCTAAGAACTTGTCATCTATTCCAGCAATGAGCATTCACTGCTTTCTAGGTGGactcaaatgcaaaaaaaatgctGGCTGGACAGAGAAAGCAGTGTTTTACTTCACCAAGAGAACAAGTGAAATCCTGCTGTCATGTGAATTTGTAAAGAAGGTTGAGGACAAATGGGAAGTTATTCTTAGTGACCATCAAGGTATAATAACAGTGGATTTAGCTGATAAAGATCTTGCAAGTAGAGAAAGACTTttctcaagaagaaaaattgataaaagaGAGAACCGTGACATGATCACTGGCTGTGAGCCTTTGCCTCCTCAGGTACAAAATGAGATTTCCTGTGTAAGTGATTGTAAATCGTTTATCTGGAAATTTCCAGAGGCAGGTCAGACTTTAAAAGTTTATGTCACAGTGGTAAATAGTCCAGGATACTTCTGGTGTCACCGTGCTGATACCAAAGATGTGAGCtacattgagaaaaaaatagaggaagCTGAAAAGCTTGGACTAAGCTCTCTGAACGATGGCAAGTCTTGTATTAAAAGTGGTGATATTTGTCTAGCAAAATACAGTCAGGATGGGTGGTTCTACAGAGCTCAGATCAGCAGTGTGAATGATGACAGCGTCGTTGTTAGACACGTGGATTATGGAAGCGAGGAAAGCGTCAGGCTGGAGATGATCCGACAGATGCCATGTGAACTGCTTGCAGTACCTGGGCAAGCATTTGCTTGCTGTCTCTCAGGTTTCAGTTCTCCAGATGGCTCATGGCTTAGTGAAGCAAATAAGAAGTTTTATCATATGACTGAAAACCTTGTATTAGAAGCTGAAGTAGTGGAAATTTGGGAAAACAAAGATTCTGAAGTCCCTCTGTGTGTTGTCAAGCTGGAAGCTTCTGGCAATAGTATTAATGAAGAGATGAAGCCTTTTTGGAAGGCTAATAAAGAAACTGGTGACAGTGCTTTCTCAAACCTTTGCAACCCcctaaaggaaaacagaagtttaGACAGCAATTTGGGTGTTTGTCTCAACAAAGAAACTACTGCTGCTTGTGGATTAGCTCAGGAGGAAAGTGaaagtgctttattttgttctgaTCCTTTCCTGGGCGTAACTTCTGAGAGCTTAGAAACTGCAGAAGCAAATGTGTCAGTGGGAGCTGCCAGTGGGAAGGCTGATGATGGATATGAAATAGGAGAGCATGACAACAGTTTTGATAAAGAGGTACCTCCGTCTGAAGGTGACAGTGATAACAGTATGCTGCTAGAACCAGTGAGAAACTGCAGCCCTCATATTGTGGGGAATGGAATGAAAGCTGCAGAACAAGACTTGCCTGAAATACTGTTTggagaggaggctgagctgAAAGCAAAAGTGACAGAcagtgctccagcagccagcctttTCCTAGGAGAAGAGCAAGAACTTCAGAGATTGCcagtgctccaggcacagccatCTGCAAGCAATGGAACAGAGACATTAGGAGAACTGGATCCATTAGAAATGCACTTACCATGTGATGATCTAAATGAGCTCCTGCAGGGGCTAGAGGGAGTTATGGAACAGTCCTCCTGTGGTGAAAGAGCAAAGGAAGCACTGGAAGCAAAGTCTCTTGAAATGCAGGCAGCGTCAGGCAGTGAAACAAGAGAGACAGTGTTGAAGCAGGAATTGCTGGTGCTGCCAGATGTGAGGGAGGAGACAGGGCAGTTGACAGCACTGAACTGTCTTGAAATTTTACCATTActtaaagagaaagaaaatctggtGCCTCCAGTTAGGGACAGAGAAAAGTCAGTAGAGCTGATTCCATCTGATGTTCAGCCCTCTTTGGGAGAGGAGACCAAGAAACTGCCAGTGAATTTGCCTGGGATTCATGAAGCAGAAGCTATACTAGATGACTGGATGGAAGCAGACCCTCCTTCCCTAAGGCTGTCATCATCTGGTGGTAGACCAGAGAAGGAGCTGCACCAGAAGATGCATGACAAGCAGTCGATGCTAGGAGCCAAATTTGAGCCCTTTCTGGAACTGGTGCTGCCTAATGTTCAGCCTCCTGAGGAAGACAGGGAGGAAGATTTGTTAGGGCTGGAACATGCTGTGCTACAGAGTTCTGCAAATAGTGGAagtcaattttcatttttttcgGAAGACTCAGCGAATCAAAGGCctattttctctgtgaaatcATGTGACTGTAAAGTTGAGAAACAGAAGGGGTGGCAGAAGAAGAAAGCTGACTCTGTGGAAGAATGGATGGAACAAGACTTGACTGACTCATTTAAAGAGAGTGGAAATATGTGTGTTCAGTCTTTAGGCTGTAAGCCTGGGGAagtcaaaaagcaaaatgagaacTTGGCTGACTGCAGCACAG CACACCATGACTATCCTTGTAATCTGAAGGGCTTTGCTGTTGGTTCCAAATGTGTGGTGTGGACTTCTCTCAAATGGTGTGATGCTCGCATTTTGGAGGTATCTGAGAAGGGTACCAAG GTCTTGAACCTCTGCAGTGGCAATGAGGAGATTGTGCATCCTGAGAACGTCTGGAACGGAATTCCTGACCGGGCTCGCAGATCATCTGAG GCATTAACCCCTGCAACAGAAAACTTGCAGTCCTTACCTGAGGAGTCCCTACTTCAAG AGAAGCAAACTGGCTGCAGTAGCAATTTAGCTGAAGATCCTCATGtcctccagcagtgctga